The Lentisphaerota bacterium genome contains a region encoding:
- the rsxC gene encoding electron transport complex subunit RsxC: MRLSTSARGTASKRLANSMKPIRAPYCFSGGIHPVYSKDLTRSAPIQTLPCPPQLVIALSQHLGAPAVAIVKAGDSVSGGQRLADPAGVISAPIHAPTSGKILRIEPAPTPLGRPVPAIILEPDGHDTWDSPLTPMPDWSRLDRKSLAGQVGAAGVVGMGGAGFPTQVKLSPPADKPIDTLIINGAECEPYLTGDHRLMLERAEALWQGAAIIRYILGAKTVHIAIEDNKPDAIQALESARTLEDAAVCILKTSYPQGSEKQQIYSVTGRVVRTGGLPMDVGCVVENVGTTLAVWDAVVNGRPLVSRTITVSGDAVAAPANFLALIGTPFAALVDACGGARGRIAKIISGGPMMGFAQASLDVAMSKTSSGLLLLSASRVPGFTSQPCIACGRCLDACPMGLMPAELSQCIEADDIDAAEHLFVMDCFECGSCAFVCPAHRPLVQHMRRAKAIILARRRAAIKK, translated from the coding sequence ATGCGCTTGTCGACAAGTGCCCGGGGCACTGCATCCAAACGATTGGCTAATTCCATGAAACCCATTAGAGCTCCCTATTGCTTCAGCGGCGGTATCCATCCGGTTTACAGCAAGGATCTGACCCGCAGCGCGCCGATCCAGACGCTCCCCTGTCCACCGCAACTGGTGATCGCGCTCTCGCAGCACCTCGGTGCCCCGGCCGTCGCCATCGTCAAAGCGGGAGACAGCGTCTCGGGCGGACAGCGGCTTGCCGATCCGGCCGGTGTGATTTCCGCGCCGATCCACGCGCCGACCTCGGGCAAGATCCTGCGCATCGAGCCCGCTCCGACCCCGCTCGGACGCCCCGTCCCAGCGATCATTCTTGAGCCTGACGGACACGATACGTGGGATTCGCCGCTGACTCCCATGCCCGATTGGAGCCGCTTGGATCGGAAGTCGCTTGCCGGGCAAGTCGGCGCGGCAGGCGTCGTCGGCATGGGCGGAGCCGGGTTCCCGACACAGGTCAAACTCTCCCCGCCCGCCGACAAGCCCATCGACACGCTGATCATCAACGGCGCCGAATGCGAGCCCTACCTCACGGGCGACCACCGCCTCATGCTCGAACGCGCAGAAGCCCTCTGGCAGGGCGCCGCGATCATCCGCTACATCCTCGGCGCCAAGACCGTGCACATCGCCATTGAGGACAACAAACCAGACGCCATCCAAGCCTTGGAATCGGCGCGGACTCTGGAAGACGCAGCCGTCTGCATTCTCAAAACCAGCTATCCCCAGGGAAGTGAAAAACAGCAGATCTATTCGGTGACAGGCCGAGTCGTGCGCACCGGCGGACTGCCAATGGATGTCGGCTGCGTGGTGGAGAACGTCGGCACCACCCTGGCTGTCTGGGACGCCGTGGTCAACGGCCGCCCGCTTGTCAGCCGGACCATCACCGTCAGCGGCGACGCAGTCGCCGCGCCCGCCAACTTCCTCGCGCTGATCGGAACCCCATTCGCGGCGCTGGTCGATGCGTGTGGCGGCGCACGGGGGCGCATCGCCAAGATCATTTCGGGCGGTCCGATGATGGGGTTCGCCCAGGCTTCGCTGGATGTCGCGATGAGCAAGACCTCCTCGGGGCTGCTGCTCCTCTCCGCCAGCCGCGTTCCCGGTTTCACCTCCCAGCCGTGCATCGCCTGCGGACGCTGCCTCGATGCGTGCCCCATGGGCCTGATGCCCGCCGAACTCAGCCAATGCATCGAGGCCGACGATATCGATGCGGCCGAGCATCTCTTCGTGATGGATTGTTTTGAATGCGGCTCCTGCGCCTTCGTCTGTCCCGCCCATCGCCCGCTCGTCCAACACATGCGACGCGCCAAGGCGATCATCCTCGCCCGGCGCCGCGCCGCCATAAAAAAGTAA
- a CDS encoding CatB-related O-acetyltransferase, which produces MWTVAAGLLDHWHAYRARAEREAILAWCEDKHIPLTDIPAPPDIPDLPAPTGPSPNQIHPLPTGDKRFTYIANTIKSPNIIVGDYTYSDDCEGHEPFERRVLHHYPGNGCKLIIGRFTAIASGVRFIMNSPAHTTDGFSAYPFSLFGQGWEASSTDAGVPAPTSDTVIGNDVWIGYQALIMPGVRIGDGAIISARAVVMHDVPPYAVVGGVPATLIRTRFTEDVISALLEIAWWNWDAAKITRNRAAITSADLGALQAAK; this is translated from the coding sequence ATGTGGACGGTCGCCGCAGGATTGCTCGACCATTGGCATGCCTACCGCGCCCGTGCGGAACGGGAAGCCATTCTCGCGTGGTGCGAGGATAAGCATATTCCGCTGACCGATATTCCCGCCCCTCCGGATATCCCCGATCTCCCGGCACCGACCGGACCCTCCCCGAATCAGATTCATCCTCTGCCCACCGGCGACAAACGTTTCACCTACATCGCCAACACCATCAAGAGCCCGAATATCATCGTCGGTGACTACACCTATTCGGATGACTGCGAAGGGCACGAACCCTTTGAACGGCGGGTGCTGCACCACTATCCCGGGAACGGCTGCAAGCTGATCATCGGCCGTTTTACCGCCATTGCGAGCGGCGTCCGTTTCATCATGAACAGCCCCGCTCACACGACCGACGGTTTCTCCGCCTATCCGTTCAGCCTGTTTGGCCAGGGCTGGGAGGCGTCGTCCACCGACGCCGGAGTTCCCGCACCGACGAGCGACACCGTCATCGGCAATGACGTGTGGATCGGCTATCAGGCTTTAATCATGCCGGGGGTGCGTATCGGCGACGGGGCCATCATCTCCGCTCGGGCGGTCGTCATGCATGACGTGCCGCCGTATGCCGTGGTCGGCGGCGTGCCAGCGACCCTGATCCGCACCCGCTTCACCGAAGATGTCATCTCTGCGCTTCTGGAGATCGCCTGGTGGAACTGGGATGCGGCCAAGATCACGCGCAATCGCGCAGCCATCACCTCAGCCGATCTGGGCGCGCTCCAAGCAGCGAAATAA
- the thiC gene encoding phosphomethylpyrimidine synthase ThiC: MTQLDAARQGVVTGAMTAVACDEGVTGEEVRATVAMGRAVIPLNPAHTGCKPVGVGRLFRTKVNANLGRSPDRSDIGAERVKLRVALDAGADFVMDLSVGPELAAVRQAMLDDSPVPLGTVPVYETVSRLEGAIPDMKPELLLAVIEQQARQGVDFMTLHAGLLRRHVPLALKRKMGIVSRGGAIMAEWMHVHDRENPLFERWDEVLDILVSHDVTVSLGDGLRPGCLADASDAAQFGELDVLGDLVRRCRDRGVQVMVEGPGHVPFDQIQMNMERQQQVCDGAPFYVLGPVVCDVAPGYDHITSSIGATAATVYGASLLCYVTPSEHLGLPDADEVRQGLVAHRIAAHAGDIARGLPGARRSDDAMADARMTFDWKRQFALALDPQTAEARWRRTRDPGADDACADDHCSMCGTAFCAVRTSKRILAR, from the coding sequence ATGACGCAATTAGATGCCGCGAGACAGGGGGTTGTGACCGGGGCGATGACGGCGGTGGCCTGCGATGAGGGGGTCACCGGCGAGGAGGTGCGGGCCACGGTTGCGATGGGGCGGGCGGTGATACCGCTCAATCCGGCGCATACCGGCTGCAAGCCGGTCGGCGTGGGGCGGCTCTTCCGCACCAAGGTCAATGCCAATCTCGGCCGTTCGCCCGACCGCTCGGACATCGGCGCCGAACGGGTGAAGCTGCGCGTGGCGCTCGATGCCGGAGCGGATTTCGTGATGGATTTGAGCGTCGGCCCGGAGCTGGCGGCCGTTCGGCAGGCGATGCTCGACGACTCCCCCGTGCCGCTGGGGACCGTGCCGGTCTATGAGACGGTCTCGCGGCTGGAGGGGGCGATCCCCGACATGAAGCCGGAACTGCTGCTGGCCGTCATCGAACAGCAGGCGCGGCAGGGTGTGGACTTTATGACCCTCCATGCGGGGCTCTTGCGCCGCCATGTTCCCCTGGCCCTGAAGCGCAAGATGGGCATCGTCAGTCGCGGCGGCGCGATCATGGCCGAATGGATGCACGTCCATGATCGGGAAAATCCGCTCTTCGAACGGTGGGACGAGGTGCTGGACATCCTGGTCAGCCACGACGTGACCGTGTCGCTCGGCGACGGGTTGCGGCCGGGCTGCCTGGCTGATGCCAGCGATGCCGCCCAGTTCGGCGAACTGGACGTGCTGGGCGATCTCGTGCGGCGCTGCCGGGACCGTGGCGTGCAGGTCATGGTCGAGGGACCGGGGCACGTGCCGTTCGACCAGATCCAGATGAACATGGAGCGGCAGCAGCAGGTCTGCGACGGCGCGCCGTTTTACGTGCTCGGTCCGGTCGTCTGCGACGTCGCGCCGGGTTACGACCACATCACCTCCAGCATCGGCGCCACGGCTGCGACGGTCTATGGCGCCTCCCTGCTGTGCTACGTGACCCCATCGGAACACCTCGGGCTGCCCGATGCGGACGAGGTGCGCCAGGGGCTGGTCGCCCATCGCATCGCCGCGCACGCGGGCGATATCGCCCGCGGTCTGCCGGGCGCGCGGCGATCCGACGACGCTATGGCGGATGCGAGGATGACCTTTGACTGGAAGCGGCAGTTTGCCCTGGCGCTCGATCCACAGACCGCCGAGGCGCGTTGGCGCCGGACGCGCGATCCCGGCGCCGACGACGCCTGCGCGGACGACCACTGTTCAATGTGCGGCACGGCGTTCTGCGCCGTCCGCACCAGCAAGCGAATTTTGGCACGGTAA
- a CDS encoding methyltransferase domain-containing protein, which yields MKREAHMNDNTLPIEGIVALASAYYGSATLFAALDVDLFTAIHRAGGSADATALADQAGVAVRGLRLLLDACVAVGLLSKQGDHYANTAAGQVALVAGAPHDLTRAIRYNRDVYSAWGRLAELVKTGHPVEAPEIHLGEDPGRTRRFVLAMHGRALGIGRSVVPMLDLSGCARLLDLAGGPGTYAVMLAQAHPSLTCVTVDLPAVSAVAAELVREAGLSERVLCQAGDYHTDEYEAGSFDAVTLFGALHQESPDQIVSILKRARAALKPGGRIFILDMMTDATHAHPTFSALFAVNMALTTRHGWVFSDVELKGWLAEAGFVADETRSAPPPMPHWLVSGIAR from the coding sequence ATGAAAAGAGAGGCACACATGAACGATAACACACTGCCCATTGAGGGAATCGTCGCGTTGGCGAGTGCGTATTACGGTTCGGCGACGCTGTTCGCCGCTTTGGACGTGGATCTGTTCACGGCGATTCATCGCGCGGGGGGAAGCGCCGATGCCACGGCATTAGCGGATCAGGCGGGTGTGGCGGTGCGCGGTTTGCGCCTACTGCTCGATGCCTGCGTGGCCGTCGGCCTGTTGAGCAAGCAGGGCGATCACTATGCCAATACGGCGGCGGGCCAAGTCGCGTTGGTTGCGGGCGCGCCGCATGATTTGACGCGCGCCATCCGCTACAATCGCGATGTCTATTCCGCATGGGGCCGGTTGGCGGAACTGGTGAAGACCGGACACCCCGTCGAAGCGCCCGAGATCCATCTCGGTGAGGATCCGGGGCGCACGCGCCGGTTCGTGCTGGCCATGCACGGTCGTGCGTTGGGGATCGGCCGATCGGTCGTGCCGATGTTGGACTTGAGCGGATGCGCGAGGTTGCTGGATCTAGCCGGCGGGCCCGGAACGTACGCCGTGATGCTGGCGCAAGCGCATCCGTCGCTGACTTGCGTTACGGTGGATCTGCCAGCCGTCTCGGCGGTCGCTGCAGAGCTCGTGCGCGAGGCGGGTCTCTCAGAACGCGTGCTGTGCCAGGCCGGGGACTATCACACGGATGAATATGAGGCGGGGTCCTTTGATGCGGTAACCCTCTTTGGCGCCTTGCATCAGGAGTCTCCGGATCAGATCGTCTCGATTCTGAAGCGGGCGCGTGCGGCGCTGAAGCCGGGCGGACGCATCTTTATCCTAGATATGATGACCGACGCCACGCATGCCCATCCGACCTTTTCGGCCTTGTTCGCCGTCAACATGGCGTTGACCACTCGTCATGGCTGGGTGTTCTCGGATGTGGAGCTGAAAGGATGGCTCGCGGAGGCTGGCTTTGTTGCGGATGAGACCCGGTCGGCACCGCCGCCGATGCCGCACTGGCTGGTGAGCGGGATCGCCCGGTGA
- the rsxA gene encoding electron transport complex subunit RsxA yields MDYILMIVGAVLVNNFVLNRFLGICPFLGVSKRIPTAMGMSGAVIFVMGMAAAVTWCVQAWVLAPFGLEYLQTIVFILLIAAFVQLVDMVMKRYLPGLHRALGIFLPLITTNCAVLGVAVMNVKAASGFTRSVVFSLAAAVGFAFALLLFTGLREKIERADPPRAFRGVALALVTAGLLSLAFMGFTGLVK; encoded by the coding sequence ATGGACTATATCTTAATGATTGTCGGCGCCGTACTGGTCAACAATTTTGTACTCAATCGGTTCCTCGGGATCTGCCCCTTTCTCGGCGTGTCGAAACGGATTCCAACCGCGATGGGAATGTCTGGCGCCGTGATTTTCGTGATGGGCATGGCGGCCGCCGTCACGTGGTGCGTGCAGGCCTGGGTCCTCGCACCGTTCGGGCTGGAGTACCTGCAGACGATCGTATTCATCCTCCTGATCGCGGCATTTGTGCAACTCGTGGACATGGTCATGAAGCGCTATCTTCCTGGGTTGCACCGCGCCTTGGGAATATTTCTGCCACTGATCACCACCAACTGCGCCGTGCTCGGCGTCGCGGTTATGAACGTCAAGGCGGCCTCGGGGTTCACCCGATCGGTGGTCTTCTCGCTCGCGGCGGCCGTGGGTTTCGCCTTCGCGTTGCTGCTGTTCACGGGGCTTCGCGAGAAGATCGAGCGCGCCGATCCGCCGCGCGCATTTCGCGGTGTCGCGCTGGCCTTGGTCACCGCCGGGCTGTTGAGCCTGGCGTTCATGGGGTTTACCGGGCTGGTCAAATGA
- the thiD gene encoding bifunctional hydroxymethylpyrimidine kinase/phosphomethylpyrimidine kinase, with protein sequence MDGAHNNTIRWPAALTVAGSDSGGNAGIQADLRAFHVFGVHGCTAVAALTAQNPWGVDAVLPVSPDFLGLQLDAVLPHYAIGAAKTGMLATAGLIAAVADRFARYPDILKVVDPVMVASSGARLLEAEAVAALCMRLLPLATLITPNLPEAEALLGRSIRGLAAAAGAARELRGRFGGAVLIKGGHDAAHRARDVLCDGEGTVVIESPAVDQPLSTHGTGCSLSAAITAALARGGSLRDAVIAGKAYVYEAIRTGVRVGSGAAVLGTPARIPIEGITMGALE encoded by the coding sequence ATGGACGGCGCGCACAACAACACTATCCGCTGGCCGGCGGCGCTGACCGTGGCCGGCAGCGACAGCGGCGGCAATGCGGGGATACAGGCAGATCTGCGCGCGTTCCACGTGTTCGGCGTGCATGGCTGCACGGCTGTCGCCGCGCTGACGGCCCAGAACCCCTGGGGCGTGGACGCCGTGCTGCCGGTCTCTCCCGATTTTCTGGGACTGCAGTTGGACGCCGTGCTGCCGCACTATGCGATCGGCGCGGCCAAAACGGGGATGTTGGCCACGGCGGGTCTGATCGCGGCGGTCGCCGACCGTTTTGCGCGCTATCCCGATATTCTGAAGGTGGTGGACCCCGTGATGGTCGCCAGCAGTGGCGCGCGGCTTTTGGAGGCGGAAGCGGTGGCGGCGCTGTGCATGCGGCTGCTGCCGCTGGCGACGCTCATCACGCCCAACCTGCCCGAGGCCGAGGCGCTGCTGGGCCGGTCGATCCGGGGCTTGGCCGCCGCAGCCGGGGCGGCGCGTGAACTGCGCGGGCGCTTCGGCGGCGCGGTGCTGATCAAGGGCGGCCACGACGCGGCCCATCGAGCACGCGATGTGCTGTGCGATGGTGAGGGGACCGTGGTGATCGAGTCGCCGGCGGTGGATCAGCCACTCTCGACGCACGGCACGGGATGCTCGCTCAGCGCGGCGATCACAGCCGCACTGGCCCGTGGCGGCAGCCTGCGCGATGCGGTGATCGCCGGGAAGGCGTATGTGTATGAAGCGATCCGCACGGGTGTGCGGGTCGGCTCGGGGGCGGCCGTGCTCGGCACGCCCGCGCGGATACCGATCGAAGGGATAACCATGGGAGCGTTAGAATGA
- a CDS encoding RnfABCDGE type electron transport complex subunit B — MNQWMFSILWIGGIGAVCGTALAFAARYLSVEEDPRIEQVTNELPGANCGGCGFAGCADYARALVTTSAATSLCPICNSAVIARIAAIFGRTAEAVERKVARIQCGGSDAEALRRFAYNGIADCAAAAATGGGDKACAYGCLGYGSCARVCPVGAIAISSGLASVNPATCIGCGKCVPVCPRGLIMLVPAAARIHVLCSSKDKGPVVKKVCGVGCIGCTLCVKLSDGAIAMDGFLAKVDYSKPLTNDALVDKCPGHCIQTIG, encoded by the coding sequence ATGAATCAGTGGATGTTCTCCATTCTTTGGATCGGCGGCATCGGTGCCGTCTGCGGGACGGCCCTCGCCTTTGCAGCCCGCTATCTCAGCGTCGAGGAGGATCCGCGCATCGAGCAGGTGACCAACGAACTCCCCGGCGCCAACTGCGGCGGCTGCGGCTTCGCGGGTTGCGCTGACTACGCCCGAGCGCTGGTCACCACGAGCGCTGCCACCTCTCTCTGCCCCATTTGCAACAGCGCCGTGATCGCCAGGATCGCCGCCATCTTCGGCCGAACCGCCGAAGCGGTTGAGCGCAAAGTTGCGCGGATTCAATGCGGCGGCAGCGACGCCGAAGCGCTCCGTCGCTTTGCGTACAATGGCATTGCCGATTGCGCCGCCGCCGCCGCGACCGGCGGCGGTGACAAGGCGTGCGCGTACGGCTGCCTGGGCTATGGGTCCTGTGCGCGGGTCTGCCCGGTCGGTGCCATCGCCATTTCAAGCGGGCTGGCATCCGTGAATCCAGCAACCTGCATCGGTTGTGGCAAATGCGTGCCTGTCTGCCCGCGCGGTCTCATCATGCTCGTCCCGGCTGCCGCCAGAATCCATGTGCTGTGCAGTTCCAAGGACAAGGGCCCCGTTGTGAAGAAGGTCTGCGGTGTTGGATGCATCGGCTGCACGCTCTGCGTGAAGCTTTCCGACGGTGCCATCGCCATGGACGGTTTTCTCGCCAAAGTCGACTACTCTAAACCGCTGACCAACGATGCGCTTGTCGACAAGTGCCCGGGGCACTGCATCCAAACGATTGGCTAA
- a CDS encoding RnfABCDGE type electron transport complex subunit G: protein MKDILKLTGILTLICTVCTVILAAVNAVTQAPIALAKEKNILEAAKKVLPPGAEPVFVEALTAREDQKVRTNVVFVAKDAAGTVQAVAVQGVSKNGYGGPVMLMVGIAADGTLINFEVIEQTETPGLGTKITEEPFRKRLIRRPDGTPRPIVGTQWKVTRDGGEIDAVTAATISSRAAIEAVRDAIATYEAVKSRL from the coding sequence ATGAAAGATATCCTCAAACTCACGGGCATACTGACCCTGATCTGCACGGTCTGCACGGTCATTCTTGCCGCCGTCAACGCGGTGACTCAAGCGCCAATCGCCCTCGCCAAAGAGAAGAATATTCTTGAAGCGGCAAAGAAAGTCCTCCCGCCCGGTGCGGAACCGGTTTTTGTCGAAGCGCTGACCGCGCGGGAAGACCAAAAGGTTCGGACAAATGTGGTCTTTGTCGCCAAGGACGCCGCAGGCACGGTGCAAGCTGTTGCCGTTCAGGGTGTTTCGAAGAACGGCTATGGCGGGCCGGTCATGCTCATGGTCGGCATTGCCGCTGATGGCACGCTGATCAATTTCGAAGTCATTGAGCAGACCGAGACACCGGGTCTGGGGACGAAGATCACGGAGGAACCGTTCCGCAAACGCCTGATTCGGCGCCCCGACGGAACTCCGCGTCCCATCGTCGGCACCCAATGGAAGGTCACACGCGACGGTGGCGAAATCGACGCCGTCACCGCAGCAACCATCTCATCCAGGGCCGCGATCGAAGCCGTGCGTGATGCCATCGCTACGTATGAGGCCGTGAAAAGTCGTCTGTAG
- the mnmA gene encoding tRNA 2-thiouridine(34) synthase MnmA: MSSEKQAVAVGMSGGVDSSVVAWLLKNQGHAVVGLTMSIWDGTTPLPDEGLSGCYGPGEARDIEAARSVAARLGIPHHVIPLAPEYAAEVLDNFRAEYRAGRTPNPCVRCNRAMKFALLLERARAMGIAFDRFATGHYARVERHPDTGRWLLLRAADASKDQTYFLSRLSQEQLARVLFPLGSLTKERVKALARDAGWVDVADKKESQNFIESRNYSVLFDTRDAVPGPIVDTAGRVLGRHQGIVGYTVGQRKGLGLSGTAEPLYVVRIEACANTLVVGGHQDLFSTRLTAADLNWISLSGPPASPLRVTVKIRQQHREAAATLRAGMRDGTPVAEVQFDEPQMSVTPGQTAVFYDGDRVTGSGIIQSVRRPSR, translated from the coding sequence ATGAGCAGCGAAAAACAGGCGGTAGCGGTAGGCATGAGCGGCGGCGTGGATTCGTCGGTCGTCGCCTGGCTGCTCAAGAACCAGGGGCATGCCGTGGTCGGGCTCACCATGTCCATCTGGGACGGGACCACGCCGCTTCCCGACGAGGGGCTCTCGGGCTGCTACGGCCCCGGCGAGGCGCGGGACATCGAAGCCGCCCGGTCGGTGGCCGCCCGGTTGGGCATTCCGCACCACGTCATCCCGCTCGCGCCGGAATACGCCGCCGAGGTGCTGGACAACTTTCGCGCCGAATACCGCGCCGGACGGACGCCCAATCCGTGCGTGCGCTGCAACCGGGCCATGAAATTTGCGCTGCTGCTGGAGCGGGCGCGCGCGATGGGGATTGCGTTTGACCGTTTTGCCACCGGCCATTATGCCCGCGTGGAACGGCATCCGGATACCGGGCGTTGGTTGCTGCTCCGGGCTGCGGATGCGTCTAAGGATCAGACCTACTTTCTCTCGCGCCTGTCGCAGGAACAGCTCGCACGGGTTCTGTTCCCTCTTGGATCGCTCACCAAGGAGCGTGTGAAGGCGCTGGCGCGGGATGCGGGATGGGTCGATGTGGCCGACAAGAAGGAAAGCCAGAATTTCATAGAGAGCCGGAACTACAGCGTGCTGTTCGACACCCGCGACGCCGTGCCGGGTCCGATTGTGGACACGGCCGGCCGGGTTCTCGGCCGGCATCAGGGGATCGTCGGCTATACGGTGGGGCAGCGCAAGGGACTGGGGCTCAGCGGCACGGCTGAACCGCTCTACGTCGTGCGGATCGAGGCGTGTGCGAATACGCTGGTTGTCGGCGGGCACCAGGATCTGTTCTCAACGCGGCTCACGGCGGCGGATCTGAACTGGATCAGCCTATCCGGACCGCCAGCCTCGCCCCTTCGCGTGACGGTCAAGATCCGCCAGCAGCACCGGGAGGCGGCGGCGACCCTGCGCGCCGGAATGCGTGATGGCACGCCGGTGGCCGAGGTCCAGTTCGACGAGCCGCAGATGTCTGTCACTCCAGGCCAGACCGCTGTGTTCTACGATGGCGACCGCGTGACCGGCAGCGGAATCATCCAGAGTGTCCGTCGTCCATCGCGATAG
- the rfbA gene encoding glucose-1-phosphate thymidylyltransferase RfbA, which translates to MARKGIILAGGAGTRLFPVTQVMCKQLLPVYDKPMIYYPLSTLMLAGIREVLIISTPEATPVFERLLGDGSRLGMRIAYQVQEVPNGLAQAFVLGRDFIGSDSVCLILGDNIFYGDGLSRLMAQTNERPGATVFGYYVNDPERYGVVAFDKAGKAVSIEEKPLAPKSNYAVVGLYFYDNDVVKIAAALRPSARGEYEITDLNKVYLEQGRLNVQLLGRGFAWLDTGTHDSLADATAFVKAIQDRQGLKIACIEEIAWRKGFVSRAQFAGLVDTLKKSTYGEYLAHILRADSV; encoded by the coding sequence ATGGCGCGCAAGGGGATTATTCTGGCGGGGGGCGCGGGGACGCGGCTGTTTCCGGTGACGCAGGTGATGTGCAAGCAATTGCTTCCGGTGTATGACAAGCCGATGATCTACTATCCGCTCTCCACGCTGATGCTGGCGGGCATTCGTGAGGTGCTCATCATCTCGACGCCCGAGGCGACACCGGTCTTCGAACGGCTGCTGGGCGACGGCAGCCGGCTGGGGATGCGCATTGCCTATCAGGTTCAGGAGGTGCCCAACGGGCTGGCGCAGGCCTTTGTGCTGGGCCGCGATTTCATTGGCAGCGATTCCGTCTGTCTGATTTTAGGGGATAACATCTTCTACGGCGACGGGCTTTCGCGGCTGATGGCGCAGACCAACGAACGGCCCGGCGCCACGGTCTTCGGCTATTACGTCAATGATCCCGAACGCTATGGCGTGGTGGCTTTTGACAAGGCAGGGAAAGCGGTTTCAATCGAGGAGAAGCCCCTCGCGCCCAAATCCAACTATGCGGTGGTTGGACTCTATTTCTACGACAACGACGTGGTCAAGATCGCCGCAGCGCTCAGGCCATCCGCGCGCGGCGAATACGAGATCACCGACCTGAACAAGGTCTACCTCGAACAGGGCCGACTCAACGTACAACTGCTCGGTCGCGGTTTCGCCTGGCTCGACACCGGCACGCACGATTCGCTGGCCGACGCCACGGCGTTCGTCAAGGCCATCCAGGACCGTCAGGGCTTGAAGATCGCCTGCATCGAGGAGATCGCCTGGCGTAAAGGGTTTGTCAGCCGCGCACAGTTCGCCGGTCTCGTCGACACGCTGAAGAAGTCAACCTATGGCGAATATCTGGCGCATATCCTGCGCGCCGATTCTGTTTGA
- a CDS encoding RnfABCDGE type electron transport complex subunit D gives MKPQSSADLHIVSSSPHAHSGASVSRIMADVLIALVPAFAAACWFFGWDAIRLTAACVTACLASEWLCRKAMRRDNTLSDLSAVVTGVLLAFNLPPALPTWMAVAGSVVAIAIAKQTFGGLGYNPFNPALIGRAFLLISCTGPMTTWSASAWRGADALTTATPLGLVKEALKAGQPLPFTLTQDMTWNFFIGNMNGCIGEVSAAAILLGVAYLLFRRVITWHVPVAYLGTAVLYAVILRFTSANAMPVSFHLFTGGLMLGACFMATDMVTTPITRSGLLLFGVGCGLLTMVFRTVVNGAYPEGVSFAILIMNAFTPLINRATKRQPFGAKSP, from the coding sequence ATGAAACCTCAATCCTCCGCCGACCTCCACATCGTCAGTTCCTCGCCCCACGCCCACTCGGGCGCGTCGGTCAGCCGGATCATGGCCGATGTCTTGATTGCGCTTGTGCCCGCCTTTGCGGCCGCCTGCTGGTTCTTCGGCTGGGACGCGATCCGGCTCACGGCGGCCTGTGTTACGGCTTGCCTCGCGAGCGAATGGCTCTGCCGTAAAGCCATGCGACGCGACAACACGCTCTCCGACCTCAGCGCTGTGGTCACCGGTGTGCTGCTGGCCTTCAACCTGCCGCCCGCGCTGCCGACCTGGATGGCCGTCGCCGGTTCAGTCGTCGCCATTGCCATCGCCAAGCAGACCTTCGGCGGACTCGGCTACAACCCCTTCAATCCCGCGCTCATCGGCCGCGCGTTCCTCCTGATTTCCTGCACCGGTCCCATGACCACATGGAGCGCCTCGGCTTGGCGCGGAGCCGATGCCCTAACCACCGCCACGCCGCTTGGACTCGTGAAAGAAGCGCTCAAGGCTGGCCAGCCCCTGCCATTCACGCTGACTCAGGACATGACGTGGAACTTTTTCATCGGCAACATGAATGGCTGCATCGGCGAGGTGTCCGCTGCCGCGATTCTTCTGGGCGTGGCCTATCTGCTTTTCCGCCGCGTCATCACGTGGCACGTCCCGGTCGCCTATCTCGGCACGGCCGTTCTTTATGCCGTGATCCTCCGCTTCACATCGGCCAACGCCATGCCCGTGTCCTTTCACCTCTTTACCGGCGGTCTGATGCTCGGCGCCTGCTTCATGGCCACCGACATGGTCACCACGCCCATCACTCGTTCTGGGTTGCTGCTTTTTGGTGTCGGTTGCGGTCTCCTGACGATGGTCTTCCGCACCGTCGTCAACGGCGCCTATCCTGAAGGCGTCAGTTTTGCCATACTCATCATGAATGCATTCACACCGCTCATCAACCGGGCGACAAAACGTCAGCCGTTTGGAGCCAAATCACCATGA